From the Garra rufa chromosome 17, GarRuf1.0, whole genome shotgun sequence genome, one window contains:
- the LOC141290281 gene encoding perforin-1-like, translated as MGQMQVYLVFWALLLVTITGEDDIGTSKQCEDAPFVPGHNLAGEGFDVVTMERKGSYVINTEKWDLGNGSCKLRKNKYMNGIKQKLPAAVVDWRSLPKCSMKVSSQIFESSEALVNDSSSSLSASWKVGLDFKTYGYSVGGTHSREAKFAMRKSKADKYSFTKHEVACNFYRYRVAAKPPLHEEFLQAIKSLPASYDPDAYRNLITTYGTHYTTSVKLGGQMKAITAIKSCQATMRGLRDTAVQDCLDVEASGTYISGTMRAKNQFCQKQKNILHINQKFSSMFNERQTEIIGGNINGEDLLFSRSSHPNSLKKWIESLKSLPEVVHYSLKPLHVLLSTKHPARKGLKKAVEEYIIQNALVKVCSEPCKIGRKCSARDRCVCVCESSRIMKSNCCPSEKGLATLKVYNLRAKGLYGDTTTQTDGCVVVKYDRQSSRTRTINNNDNPRWPETFNFGPVNVHKATKITFEVYDADRYWNSDFLGSCSFRLRSGVVTNACAFKYGTFFFTCEVKCAPSLQGPQCNEYKPSPMAAPLADIFSSRNGVLVKDLPRLELALNNSDKFNFSSTFGKLIIL; from the exons ATGGGGCAGATGCAGGTTTATCTTGTTTTCTGGGCATTGCTTCTCGTGACCATTACTGGAGAGGATGACATAGGCACATCAAAACAGTGTGAGGATGCTCCCTTTGTTCCAGGACACAATCTTGCTGGAGAAGGATTTGATGTTGTGACCATGGAGCGAAAAGGGTCTTACGTGATCAACACAGAAAAATGGGATTTAGGGAATGGCTCTTGTAAATTGCGCAAAAACAAGTACATGAACGGAATAAAACAGAAGCTACCAGCAGCAGTTGTAGACTGGAGGTCATTGCCAAAGTGTTCGATGAAAGTCTCCAGTCAGATCTTTGAATCAAGTGAAGCACTGGTCAATGATTCATCCTCATCACTCTCGGCCAGCTGGAAAGTTGGTTTAGATTTCAAGACTTATGGATATTCAGTTGGAGGCACTCATTCCAGGGAAGCAAAATTTGCAATGAGAAAATCAAAAGCAGACAAATACAGTTTCACCAAACATGAAGTTGCGTGTAATTTTTACAG ATATCGTGTCGCTGCAAAGCCTCCTCTTCATGAAGAGTTTCTTCAAGCAATCAAATCACTCCCTGCATCCTACGATCCAGACGCCTACCGTAACCTGATCACCACGTATGGGACTCACTATACTACAAGTGTTAAGTTAGGAGGGCAAATGAAAGCCATAACAGCCATCAAAAGCTGTCAGGCAACAATGAGAGGACTTAGAGACACTGCGGTTCAGGACTGTTTGGATGTAGAAGCCTCTGGTACATACATATCAGGAACTATGAGGGCAAAGAATCAATTTTGTcagaaacagaaaaatatattgcACATAAATCAAAAGTTCAGCTCCATGTTCAATGAGCGTCAGACAGAGATTATCGGAGGAAACATAAATGGAGAAGATCTGCTTTTTTCTCGTTCATCACACCCAAATTCCCTTAAAAAATGGATTGAGTCTTTGAAGAGTCTCCCTGAAGTTGTGCATTACTCTCTGAAACCCCTCCATGTCTTACTGAGTACTAAACACCCTGCAAGGAAAGGACTGAAGAAAGCTGTTGAAGAATACATCATTCAAAATGCCCTCGTGAAGGTTTGCTCTGAGCCTTGCAAGATAGGCAGAAAGTGCAGCGCAAGAGACcgatgtgtttgtgtttgtgaaagTAGTCGAATTATGAAGTCTAATTGCTGTCCATCTGAAAAAGGACTTGCTACCCTGAAAGTCTACAATCTCAGAGCCAAAGGTCTGTATGGAGATACAACTACACAAACAGATGGCTGTGTAGTAGTTAAGTATGATAGACAATCCAGTCGCACTCGAACcattaataataatgacaatccACGCTGGCCAGAAACATTTAATTTTGGTCCTGTTAATGTCCACAAAGCCACAAAAATAACTTTTGAAGTATATGATGCAGACAGGTACTGGAACAGCGATTTCCTTGGTTCATGCTCTTTTCGTCTTAGAAGTGGAGTTGTGACTAATGCTTGTGCTTTTAAATATGGCACCTTCTTTTTTACTTGTGAAGTGAAATGTGCTCCCAGTCTGCAGGGCCCTCAGTGTAATGAATACAAACCTTCTCCAATGGCTGCCCCTCTGGCTGATATTTTCAGCTCAAGAAATGGTGTTCTGGTTAAAGACCTGCCGAGGCTTGAACTAGCTCTTAATAACTCAGACAAGTTCAATTTCAGTAGTACTTTTGGAAAACTGATTATACTGTGA
- the thap7 gene encoding THAP domain-containing protein 7 has translation MPRHCSAVGCKSRDTKDIRKSGITFHRLPKKGNPRRTTWIVNSRRKGPEGKGQWDPQSGFIYFCSKHFTPDSFELSGVSGYRRLKDDAIPTVFEIQPHERGNAGKCTTKRRGRPRNVDKHISVKTSTNNEDSENQEISNNETAVQKVAENECEKGEGEDEHAQPPLQPSSEAPQTSEETSLDGPPPDPSSPQPPPRPPSPSCYMRRLPPPPGFYLPKEHNYAQLCPLVWRKRYDKAIDSLEKSLRLLSAARRRENRLRHALLRLRENRLRSTLFRTRDGPRVKEARGGRFSSWAAQKGQGAKVERGCRDLEGLEESANEGTTDEIDLLAESWNGQTQAKGKVTAEEEEGCCFYCGRDNEGNKVSGYKEATVGADEVQGTRTKHKPKRVPEIKRKAKVLKEQKSENSRTDVAPVEQQSYYLYYCESAENEDTMQVVTMELQPQQLNTDEETSLELHDNAEAVQQLALLHPQTDMHTSPGPIQYSTTLQETSAPFQLQQIQVLQPQQGLLLPDLATKEKNDVEVEQGQQFFWVQERADDHVLLMSVPAEARERNRVDVETVQPQVILERYQSKDAEERDGLSVKCDSTALTVTGWENGQLTHQSDLRPTADVRERLKEHLEGFQLQLSSEFID, from the exons ATGCCAAGACACTGCTCTGCTGTAGGTTGCAAGTCACGGGACACAAAAGACATCCGGAAATCTGGAATTACTTTTCACAG ATTGCCAAAAAAGGGAAACCCTCGACGCACAACTTGGATTGTCAACTCTCGTCGCAAAGGTCCTGAGGGAAAAGGACAGTGGGACCCCCAGAGTGGTTTCATCTATTTCTGCTCTAAACACTTCACCCCTGATAGCTTTGAACTCTCTGGTGTCAG tgGCTATCGCAGACTGAAGGATGATGCAATTCCCACTGTATTTGAAATTCAGCCTCACGAAAGAGGAAATGCTGGGAAATGCACAACAAAACGGAGAGGCCGACCTCGAAATGTGGACAAACATATCAG TGTCAAGACTTCCACCAATAACGAAGACTCAGAAAACCAGGAGATCTCCAACAATGAGACTGCTGTGCAAAAAGTAGCAGAAAATGAGTGTGAAAAAGGCGAAGGGGAGGACGAGCATGCTCAGCCTCCTCTCCAGCCTTCATCTGAGGCTCCTCAAACCTCTGAAGAGACGTCATTAGATGGCCCACCGCCTGACCCCTCTTCTCCTCAACCTCCTCCTCGTCCACCTTCTCCATCGTGCTACATGAGACGTCTCCCCCCTCCTCCTGGCTTTTACTTGCCGAAAGAGCACAACTACGCTCAGCTGTGCCCTCTAGTGTGGCGCAAGCGCTACGACAAAGCCATCGACAGCTTGGAAAAATCACTGCGCCTTCTGAGTGCTGCCCGACGGCGGGAGAACCGCCTACGCCATGCATTACTACGCCTCAGAGAGAACCGCCTTAGAAGTACTCTGTTTCGCACAAGAGATGGGCCAAGAGTAAAGGAGGCCCGAGGAGGCAGGTTTTCAAGCTGGGCCGCTCAAAAGGGACAgggggctaaagtggagagaggTTGCAGGGATCTCGAGGGATTGGAGGAGAGTGCAAATGAAGGCACAACTGATGAAATCGACCTTCTGGCTGAGAGTTGGAACGGGCAGACACAGGCGAAAGGAAAAGTCACAGCGGAAGAAGAAGAAGGGTGCTGCTTTTATTGCGGAAGAGACAATGAAGGAAACAAAGTAAGCGGATACAAAGAAGCAACTGTAGGGGCTGATGAGGTTCAAGGAACTCGCACAAAACATAAGCCTAAGAGAGTCCCAGAAATCAAAAGGAAAGCCAAAGTGCTGAAAGAACAAAAGTCAGAGAACTCAAGAACTGATGTGGCACCTGTGGAGCAACAAagctattatttatattattgtgAGAGCGCAGAGAATGAGGACACAATGCAGGTTGTCACCATGGAATTGCAACCGCAGCAGCTGAACACAGATGAGGAAACATCTCTCGAGCTCCACGATAACGCAGAAGCGGTTCAGCAACTCGCTCTACTGCATCCACAAACTGACATGCACACTTCGCCTGGACCTATTCAGTACTCAACCACACTACAGGAAACTTCTGCACCTTTCCAGCTGCAGCAAATCCAAGTGCTTCAGCCACAACAAGGACTTCTTCTCCCTGACCTCGCCACTAAGGAAAAAAACGACGTGGAAGTGGAGCAGGGACAGCAGTTCTTCTGGGTACAGGAGAGGGCTGATGATCACGTCCTTCTGATGTCGGTTCCCGCCGAAGCGAGGGAAAGGAACAGGGTTGATGTTGAGACTGTGCAGCCTCAGGTGATATTGGAGAGATATCAGTCAAAGGATGCTGAAGAAAGGGATGGATTGAGTGTGAAGTGTGACTCCACGGCCTTGACGGTTACAGGGTGGGAAAACGGTCAGCTGACGCATCAGTCGGACCTGAGGCCCACGGCGGATGTCAGAGAGAGACTGAAGGAGCATTTAGAGGGGTTTCAGCTTCAGCTTAGCAGCGAGTTTATTGACTGA